The DNA sequence ACGTCTTCAGCATCAAAATACTAATGATCAGCTATTGATAAATGTTACAACTGAAAGGCAAAATGATAATGTGATGTCAGCTAGTAATCAAGAGCATCCTGCAGGTATGCACAATATTATATATGTTGTTATATTTTGAGAACTAAATATTTATGTGTACTTCATTAATTAAGAATTATGTTAAAGGTCTAAGAAAAAAGGTGCGGGGAAAGACAAGAGGAGTTAATGTAGATAAGGTGCTTTCCCAGTTGAATGCTAAAATACCTGTCACTCTGACCGAGCAAAATGGCAGGCCTACAGGCCCATATGCTGAAATGTTGGCCAATGAAATTGGTTTCACAGTTCGAAACCATGCCCCACTAAATGTGGAAAAATGGAAGAAGATTCAGAAAACTGAAGTGGATAAGTTAATTAAAAGAATAACGGTGAGTGGTGGTTTATTTTTCTGAAATGTACGTTTACATTGATTGTTTTGATTAAATATTTTGTTTGAcataaaattatttatatgcAGAACAAGTTTGACATTAACATGTCTCTCCCTTGGGTTGAGAGATATGTAATTACAACATGTCAGACTGTATTTTGTAATTTTCGCTATAAGTTGAAGAAacattttgagaaattttcaaCAATCGAGGAAGCAATTGAAAACAAACACGATGATGTTAAGACTCAAGAAGAATGGGAGTTTCTCTGTGCTCGTTTTTCTAGTGAAAAGTTTCAGgtacaatattattattatttttttactatttttcaaCACAGTTCACTTTTCTGttatattagttttctttttcattcaaaTCCCAACTCACTGTTTGATATTTCATAATAATTTTCAGATTCGTTCAGAGAAGAATGCAATAAATAGGTCAAAGTTGACACATCACCACAAAGCTGGGTCAAAGTCATTTATGTCTCACCAAGAGCAAATTGTGAGATATCTATAAGTTTTGTTAATAAATTTATAGCtcaaatatatatttgtagatGTTAAAAGAATGTGTTTGAATGCAATAGGTAGCACATAATGGAGAGATGCAAGGTGCAATTGATCGCTTTGAAACAGAGTACAAAAGCATTAAAAAAGGTTGGGACTTGGGAGCAAAAGCAAAGTGGGTAAGTAACTTGTTAACGATGCATACGTCAGGACAAAAGCTCTATAATGTATATATGTTGACAATGAGTATAGGTGAAATTAATATAAATTTTCTAAATAGGATTAAATTGATAAGGTTGTAATTGAGAAGTTGCATATCATATctaactgtatatatatatattttttatttgtaggaTGAAATGATTAAGATGCGAATTGAGACAACTCAACCTGATGGGACTCGAACAATGACAGATGATGAAATTTGTGCCAAAGTCCTCGGAGTCAAGTCAGGCTACATCAAGGGTTGTGGTTTTGGACCTAGACCTGCACCATTAAGGGTCTCTCATTCATCGATCAATGAAATGTCTGAAAAGAACAAAGAGTTGCAAGAACAGCTTCAAGAGACCCAACACCTTGTGGGGACTCAACAACAAAAGATTGATGCACAAAATGAGGTGATCCAAAGATTGGAGGAGCAAGcaaaaaagtttgaggagttcATGGCTAACTTTTCCAGGCAACATCCATCAAGTTAGTATCTTTATTAGAGAACTTAAACGTGGAGAAATGGTTTTTAGATCATCTTGATTTTGATATTAGTTTTAGACTATTTTTGTTACTTCTTATGGTAGAGAACACTTTGATTCTTACTTTGGTTTTATTATTATAAGATCTATTATTGGTTTGTCTATTTTAATTAGTTTTAAGTATTTTGATGTAATATGATAGAGAACAACTGGGGACAAAATCATCTGTATTGTCAACATTTTCCTCGTAATAAGCAATCAATTGTGACGAAAAAGAATTCCTCGCTATAGGCTATAGAATGTACAATGACGAAAAGTAAATTTCATCGCTATACATTACACAACTTATGATGACAAAATTGAATTTCCTCGTTAAAGATTATAATATGTACGACGATGAAAGTGAATTTCATCGCTATAGGTGATACAGCTTATAATGATAAAAAGTAAATTTCCTCGCTATAGAATATAGTATCTACTACAATGAAAGTAAATTTTCTCGCTATAGACTATACAACCTATAACGGCGAAAGTAAATTTCCTCGCTATAGAGAATACAACCTACAAAGACAAAAGTAAATTTCCTCGCTATAAACCATATAACCTATATTGACAAATGTCAAGTTCCTCGTCATTGAGTACCTTTGGCGAGGAATACACCATATAACATATGTCGACAAATATAAATTTCCTCGTCATTGAGTACCTTTGGTGATGAATAGTTTTCTCGCGAATAAGATATATAtaaggaagaaaataaattttctcGTTAAAGATTGCTAATAGTGAGGAAAGACTTCCTTGCCAAAAGATACCTACAACGACGAAAatgttttttcaaattttttattatttataatttctaaattatttacatatcattagcgaggaaataatagTTTAGcgatgaaatttattttatcgggaaatatatttaacgactaTTTTCTAGCCTTGAAAAATTTTCAGTGAGAAAAAAGTATGAGTTTAGGCGAGGAAAAAAATTGTAGCTAAAGAATAATGgcgagaaaaaaatatattcatcgtGAAAAGGGATTGGCGAGGAAATAGTATTTTTCTTGCTGAAACTTTTCTTGACCACCCTACCGCGAGGAACTGATGACCAAACTATTTTCCTCGCAAAAACACTACGGCGAGGAAATCTCAGTTTTCAGCGACAAAAATGCTAATTTGCACGCTTACCGAGAGCTGGAGGACAGAAAAAATTTACGCCAGCATTTTTAGCAGGCCAATGACCATGGGGTGATTGCAAGGCATTCCAAAAGGTAGCAACCCTCCTATAGGCAGCTGTGGCCTGATCAAATGTAATGTCATCACCTTCCCCAATTCTTACTGGAGGAATTTCCTGCTTAAAGTTTCTCTCTCTTAGCATCTGCAATTGTTCAGACAAATTTATTTA is a window from the Rosa chinensis cultivar Old Blush chromosome 2, RchiOBHm-V2, whole genome shotgun sequence genome containing:
- the LOC121051913 gene encoding uncharacterized protein LOC121051913; translated protein: MSHQEQIVAHNGEMQGAIDRFETEYKSIKKGWDLGAKAKWDEMIKMRIETTQPDGTRTMTDDEICAKVLGVKSGYIKGCGFGPRPAPLRVSHSSINEMSEKNKELQEQLQETQHLVGTQQQKIDAQNEVIQRLEEQAKKFEEFMANFSRQHPSS